From Syntrophorhabdus sp.:
GAAAAGGTCGTGAAACAGGCGGCTATGTAACCGATAAGGTCAGCCATCGCCGGAAAGTCTTTCCTCTTGAATGATGCTCTCGACCTTCTTGCAGAGGAAAGGGACTTTGTTCAACACCACATCCCACACAATGTCATAGTCCACACCGAGATAGTCGTGAACCAGCCGATCGCGCATGCCCGCAATCGCTCTCCACTCCAATTCATTGTGTCTTTCCTTCAACTGAGGGGACACTTTCTTCGACGCCTCCCCAATGATCTCTATGCTCCTGACAAAAGCACGCTTGAGGGTTTCGTCCATCAGGAAATCATCCCTGTTCAATCCCTTGCTGGTACTGATGAGATATTGGGCTTCATCGAGAATATGGCGCAAGTACTCAAGCGACGAGGGCGGCATCCTCGACCTCGTTCAGTATGTGATCAGCCATATAAGGGCTGAGCGATTCAACGGTGACAACCTCCACCCGGCGCCCCAGCACGTCGTCGAGGTAAAAAGACAATTGCATGAAGTGATCAAATGTCTTCTGTCCTGGTTCGAATTCGACCAGGAGATCGACATCACTGTCCTGGCGTTGCTGTCCACGAACAAAGGAGCCAAAAAGGCCGATTCTCTTGACGCCAAAAGCCCGTAACCTGGCCCTGTTCTGCCGAAGAATGCGGAAAATGTCTTGTTTGGTCATTCCATTCATTGCTCCCCGCCACTATGGATTTTACAGTACAGTCCCGATCGCTGTAAAGCACTTTGACGTCAGGCCGCAGGGAATCACCTCTCAACCGCTCATCGTTTCGTCCACAAACCGTTCGAACAAGGCTTCTATTTCCTGTTTTCTCGCTAATGCGTCTCTCCACTGCCGCGGTACCGCTTCAAGGCCATAATGGGTGCCGGCGAGGCCGCCCGTTACGATGGCTGTCGTGTCTGTGTCCCAGCCGAGATTCACCGCTTTGAGCACTGCCGAGCCGTAAGAGTCTGTCGTTAGCAGGCACCACAGGGATGCCTCCAGCGTGTGGACCACATAGCCGTCGGACTCGATGGCGGCTTCGGAAAGAGCATCGATGTCACCCGAAAGAAGACGGGAGAAATGTACCAGCTCTTCCGAGAAAGAAGGCCCGCTGTAAAACCTTCCCGTTTTTTCCATGGTCAGCAGATATGCCTCGCGCGGCGTCATCCCGTCAAGGAGGGCCGCGACGATGAGGCAATACGCTCCGCATGCCATCATTGACCTGGGATGCCCGTGGGTTATGGCCGAGGCGCGGTTGGCGAGACGAAGCGCTTCTTCATCTCCCATCGTCGCAGAGTAAAAGGCCACGGGAAGGATGCGCATCAGCGAGCCGTTGCCGTTGTTCTCTTCCTCCTGTCCGCCCGCCGTTGCGGCCGGCGTGCCGAGCTGCATCCTGCTGATCGCCTGCCACGTCCCTCTCCCCACGTCGAAGGCCTGTCCGTGGGGGGTCCAGAGACCCGCGGTGAACCAGCTAACGAAGAGGTCTCCGATCCGTTCCGTATCGAACCCGTCAAGAAGACCCTGCGCCGTGCAGAGCATCAGGGACGAGTCGTCCGACCAGCTTCCCGGCGGCAAGCTGAAGGTCCCGTATCCCCTCATGTCCGTGACGGGGTCCCCCTTGCGGGCATCCCTTCCCTTGAACTCCACGGGGACGCCAAGAGCGTCTCCGACCACGGCCCCCCAGAG
This genomic window contains:
- a CDS encoding ADP-ribosylglycohydrolase family protein encodes the protein MTDISRRDRMLGGLWGAVVGDALGVPVEFKGRDARKGDPVTDMRGYGTFSLPPGSWSDDSSLMLCTAQGLLDGFDTERIGDLFVSWFTAGLWTPHGQAFDVGRGTWQAISRMQLGTPAATAGGQEEENNGNGSLMRILPVAFYSATMGDEEALRLANRASAITHGHPRSMMACGAYCLIVAALLDGMTPREAYLLTMEKTGRFYSGPSFSEELVHFSRLLSGDIDALSEAAIESDGYVVHTLEASLWCLLTTDSYGSAVLKAVNLGWDTDTTAIVTGGLAGTHYGLEAVPRQWRDALARKQEIEALFERFVDETMSG
- a CDS encoding nucleotidyltransferase family protein; this encodes MNGMTKQDIFRILRQNRARLRAFGVKRIGLFGSFVRGQQRQDSDVDLLVEFEPGQKTFDHFMQLSFYLDDVLGRRVEVVTVESLSPYMADHILNEVEDAALVA
- a CDS encoding DUF86 domain-containing protein, whose amino-acid sequence is MPPSSLEYLRHILDEAQYLISTSKGLNRDDFLMDETLKRAFVRSIEIIGEASKKVSPQLKERHNELEWRAIAGMRDRLVHDYLGVDYDIVWDVVLNKVPFLCKKVESIIQEERLSGDG